Sequence from the Christiangramia fulva genome:
TTTTTTAGTTTTCCCTAGGGATTGTTTCTGTGGGATCTTTAAAAGGATATTTTTATAATATTCATTTCGGATACGCGCCACCGGTGGAAATTCAGGTCCCAGGACATATCTTTCAAAAACATTTTCCAAAGCCTGTGCCAGCCACGCTGCAGCTTCATTAGTTTTTGAAAAATCACGGCATTTTATGGTTAACCGTATTAACCGGAAATACGGCGGATATTGATACTGATACCTTTCTTCGAGCTGTTCTTTATACATTGCCTCGTAATTCCCCGTGGAAACCTGTTGAATGATCTGGTGAAAAGGATTGTAAGTTTGTATAAGTACTTTCCCACGTTTTTGTGTTCTTCCTGAGCGTCCTGCTACCTGCAACATGAGTTGAAAGCTTCGTTCGTGGGCGCGAAAATCAGGGAAATTCAGCAAATTATCGGCATTCATGATCCCTACCAGGTTTACTTTCCTGAAATCAAGTCCTTTGGTAAGCATTTGAGTACCCACAAGAATATCGGTTTCATGATTTTCAAAAGCCGCAATGATCTTTTCATAAGCATATTTCCCACGGGTGGTATCCTGGTCCATTCTTCCTATCTTCGCTTCTGGAAACAATGCCTTCAATTCGGTTTCCACCTGTTCAGTACCAAAACCTTTGGTTGAAATTTCCGGACTCCCGCACGCCATACATTTTTCCTGCATTGCCATATGATAGCCGCAATAATGGCACCGAAGCTGATTATTATGACTGTGGTAAGTGAGGCTCACGTCACAGTTGGGACACTGCGGCGAATGTCCGCAGGTATTGCATTCCAGAATTGGGGAAAATCCGCGGCGGTTCTGAAACAGGATCACCTGCTCCTCCTCATTTAAACTTTCTCGTATTTCTTCAATAAGCCTTTCCGAAAAATGGCCCGTCATTTTCCTTTTGCGATGGGCCGTTTTTATATCTACCACTTCAACTTCCGGCATCAAAACATTCCCAAACCTGCGATTTAACTCCACCAGCTCATATTTATGATGTTCTGCATTGAAATACGATTCAAGAGAAGGTGTAGCTGACCCCAATATAATGTTAGCATCAAACTGTTTCGCCAAAACAACTGCGGCATCACGGGCATGATATCTTGGAGCGGGATCAAATTGTTTAAAAGTAGATTCGTGTTCCTCGTCAACTACCACTAAACCCAGGTTCTGGAATGGCAGGAAAATGCATGACCTCGCCCCTATTACAATTTTGCCTTTTTCTGAATTCTGA
This genomic interval carries:
- the priA gene encoding replication restart helicase PriA, yielding MAFFVDLILPLPLDKRFTYSLTEEEAAFIRPGMRLAVQFGKNKIYTAIVGKIHNEAPKVYEAKPIHQILDVSPILDVKQLQFWTWIANYYLCTEGEVMRAALPGAFLLESESVVKLNKQASYDENNLDDDEFLVLEALQRQSSMKIREIEDLLDRKKVLPVINKMTEKNLVMLNQEIYEQYSPKQTRYVKLNRQFEAESEMHQLLDELSRAPKQRQVILTYFSLTAGTKKSLTVKKLLKESKATSSILKSLLDKQILQEYFQETDRVKFTGEITNTGISFNKYQKKAFDEIQGIFDEKKVCLLHGVTSSGKTEIYIKLIEKAVNEGKQALYLLPEIALTTQLIKRLQDYFGEKVLVYHSKYSMNERVEIYRHVLQNSEKGKIVIGARSCIFLPFQNLGLVVVDEEHESTFKQFDPAPRYHARDAAVVLAKQFDANIILGSATPSLESYFNAEHHKYELVELNRRFGNVLMPEVEVVDIKTAHRKRKMTGHFSERLIEEIRESLNEEEQVILFQNRRGFSPILECNTCGHSPQCPNCDVSLTYHSHNNQLRCHYCGYHMAMQEKCMACGSPEISTKGFGTEQVETELKALFPEAKIGRMDQDTTRGKYAYEKIIAAFENHETDILVGTQMLTKGLDFRKVNLVGIMNADNLLNFPDFRAHERSFQLMLQVAGRSGRTQKRGKVLIQTYNPFHQIIQQVSTGNYEAMYKEQLEERYQYQYPPYFRLIRLTIKCRDFSKTNEAAAWLAQALENVFERYVLGPEFPPVARIRNEYYKNILLKIPQKQSLGKTKKMVDRILSSFRAIGAYRAVRVIANVDPQ